The following are from one region of the Abiotrophia defectiva ATCC 49176 genome:
- a CDS encoding Spy0128 family protein, which produces MDKRKFFNLLISLLMVLSIFVGPINALAQEAPAGAEPATAAPAVASESSASDNAGGVAAPASPSENQPAANPEAAATSASQAAQLVSTEFLINNNPVVDGAKYGEGKFYIKPTYQIPDSATVKNGDTFVYQVPAQLAVEKTEPKEIKAASGTTVATLTTDPATNTATITITNEAYYRFMNESRTVSALFTAVWADSVAVDETVTMTLPGAGSYTLTRIVPMEDSTGYFKWGVQDKDDPSMIRWQVLVNRLAAKDVTGVSIADTIPEGQELVGEVTGYYFTEWGKEEGHPALDSAGVKVTDKNHFTVTPENGDLSGRGLYLRYSTKLTSPVDNATKKVFNSIVVKTAKEVHNVEGFAPLTTTEGGASASRSDEVIFKVTKKLDGRALKAGEFQFQLINTADNSVVQTVSNDAQGNVTFAKVKFSQAGDFVYKIKEVNNAVPGVTYDEAELTANVKVVDENGEKKATVTYDQAQFANSYKAAKTSQEIVVKKQLEGRALKADEFEFQLQDAQGKVLQTVKNAQDGTVKFASVEFEQAGTYNYKVVEKAGSDETVTYDTKAVDVVVTVVDNGAGQLEASASYTNQATFVNKAATNLPNSSDPAPAAVDFTVAAKKVLVGRQLKDKEFKFELVDSMGKVLATASNDASGAISLTSSYAQEGTYKLTVREVAGQDSAISYDKTKFNVTVAVMKDANGKLKAEVATEKELVFYNAFNAKNPSLPSTGEMNFIWLALVLALISVVLLLANKPHHVD; this is translated from the coding sequence ATGGATAAGCGTAAGTTTTTTAACTTGCTTATTTCACTCTTAATGGTTCTGAGCATTTTTGTCGGACCGATCAATGCATTAGCTCAAGAAGCGCCTGCAGGCGCAGAGCCAGCAACAGCGGCACCCGCGGTTGCATCAGAATCAAGTGCTAGTGACAACGCAGGTGGGGTAGCAGCACCAGCAAGTCCTAGTGAGAACCAGCCGGCAGCTAATCCAGAAGCAGCCGCAACATCAGCCAGTCAAGCGGCGCAGTTGGTATCAACTGAGTTCTTGATTAATAACAACCCGGTTGTTGACGGGGCTAAATATGGTGAGGGTAAATTCTATATTAAGCCAACTTACCAAATTCCGGATTCAGCAACAGTAAAAAATGGGGATACTTTTGTCTACCAAGTGCCAGCACAATTGGCGGTAGAGAAAACTGAACCAAAAGAAATTAAAGCAGCTAGCGGTACGACAGTTGCTACGTTGACTACTGATCCAGCTACTAACACCGCAACTATTACAATCACTAACGAAGCCTACTATCGCTTCATGAACGAAAGTCGTACTGTCAGTGCTTTGTTCACAGCAGTATGGGCTGACTCTGTTGCAGTTGATGAGACAGTAACTATGACGTTACCTGGCGCAGGCTCTTATACACTTACCCGTATTGTACCGATGGAAGATTCCACTGGGTACTTCAAGTGGGGCGTTCAAGATAAAGACGACCCAAGCATGATCAGATGGCAAGTGTTGGTTAACCGTTTGGCCGCTAAGGACGTAACGGGCGTAAGTATTGCTGACACTATTCCAGAAGGTCAAGAATTAGTTGGCGAAGTAACAGGTTACTACTTTACTGAATGGGGTAAGGAAGAAGGCCATCCAGCACTTGATAGTGCAGGTGTCAAAGTAACAGACAAAAACCACTTCACGGTTACGCCAGAAAATGGTGATTTGAGTGGTCGTGGCTTGTACTTGCGTTATTCTACAAAATTAACAAGTCCTGTTGACAACGCAACTAAAAAAGTATTCAACTCTATCGTTGTAAAAACTGCTAAAGAAGTTCATAATGTTGAGGGTTTTGCTCCACTAACCACTACTGAGGGTGGCGCATCAGCCAGCCGTTCAGACGAAGTGATTTTCAAAGTGACCAAGAAATTAGATGGCCGCGCTTTGAAAGCTGGCGAATTCCAATTCCAATTAATCAACACTGCTGATAACTCTGTTGTCCAAACTGTAAGTAACGATGCTCAAGGCAATGTAACTTTTGCTAAAGTGAAATTCTCTCAAGCTGGCGACTTTGTTTACAAAATTAAAGAAGTAAACAATGCTGTCCCAGGTGTTACTTACGATGAAGCAGAGCTAACTGCCAACGTTAAAGTAGTAGACGAGAACGGTGAGAAGAAAGCAACTGTTACCTATGATCAAGCTCAGTTTGCTAACAGCTATAAAGCTGCTAAAACTAGCCAAGAAATCGTAGTGAAGAAGCAATTGGAAGGCCGTGCACTTAAGGCAGATGAGTTCGAGTTCCAATTGCAAGATGCACAAGGTAAAGTATTACAAACCGTGAAGAATGCCCAAGATGGAACTGTTAAGTTCGCTTCAGTTGAATTCGAACAAGCCGGCACTTACAACTATAAAGTTGTAGAAAAAGCAGGTAGCGATGAAACCGTAACCTACGATACCAAAGCGGTTGATGTAGTGGTAACTGTTGTGGACAATGGCGCAGGCCAATTAGAAGCAAGCGCTAGTTACACTAACCAAGCGACCTTTGTTAACAAAGCAGCGACTAACTTACCAAACTCTTCTGACCCTGCACCTGCTGCAGTTGACTTCACAGTAGCAGCTAAGAAAGTATTAGTTGGTCGTCAACTAAAAGATAAAGAGTTCAAATTTGAATTAGTAGACAGCATGGGCAAAGTCTTAGCAACTGCAAGCAATGACGCTTCAGGTGCGATTAGCTTAACTTCTTCTTATGCACAAGAAGGGACCTATAAGTTAACCGTACGCGAAGTTGCTGGGCAAGATTCAGCTATCAGCTACGACAAGACTAAGTTCAACGTAACGGTTGCTGTAATGAAGGATGCTAATGGCAAGCTTAAAGCAGAAGTTGCGACAGAGAAGGAACTTGTATTCTACAATGCCTTCAATGCTAAGAATCCATCTTTACCAAGCACTGGTGAAATGAACTTCATCTGGTTGGCTCTTGTCTTAGCCTTAATTTCTGTAGTACTACTCTTGGCTAACAAGCCACATCATGTAGACTAA
- the metG gene encoding methionine--tRNA ligase, giving the protein MTTQKPTYYITTPIYYPSGKLHIGNSYSTLACDAMTRYKRLQGFDAFFLTGTDEHGQKIERTAEGLGVSPKQYVDEMADIIKKLWDLLDIDYSHFIRTTDDYHEKAVQDAFEQLLAQDDIYLGEYSGWYSVSDEEFFTESQLVEVYRDADGNVTGGVAPTGNEVTLVKEESYFFRMSKYADRLVQYYEDHADFLEPAFRKTEMINNFIKPGLEDLAVSRTTFTWGVPVKSNPKHVIYVWIDALLNYITALGYGSDDTSRYNKYWPADAHVIGKDISRFHMIYWPTILMALGLPLPKKIFAHGWYLMKEGKMSKSKGNVIYPETLVERYGLDATRFYLLHEMGVGNDAVFTPEGFVQLVNSELANDLGNLLNRTVAMMNKYFQGQVPTEDLEATAVDADYDAYVKEQMAAYYQAMDAMSLSAALSHVMAIVSRTNKYIDETMPWVLVKEEATLGQLRSVMNHLAEALRLVAHLSRPFMTQAPAKIFEQLGLNDQMGLDFTQLVYGAFPAGASVVAKGTPIFPRLDAELEVTYIQEAMAAGKPGTSQAKVDDPNWDPEATELVHREVAEAEFDDFLKIEMKVAEVLDVQPVKGSNKLLRFRLDAGDKGHRQILSGIAKFYPNPEELIGRKVCIVSNLKPRKMMGYVSQGMILSSEQDGQLHLLAADPNAANGAWIG; this is encoded by the coding sequence GTGACCACGCAAAAACCTACCTATTATATTACAACGCCGATCTACTACCCAAGTGGTAAGTTGCATATCGGTAACTCCTACTCTACCCTAGCCTGTGACGCTATGACGCGTTATAAGCGTCTACAAGGCTTTGATGCTTTCTTCCTAACCGGGACTGATGAGCACGGTCAGAAGATTGAACGGACAGCTGAGGGCCTAGGAGTAAGTCCTAAGCAATATGTCGACGAGATGGCCGACATCATTAAGAAGCTCTGGGATTTATTAGATATCGACTATTCACACTTTATCCGGACTACGGATGACTACCATGAGAAGGCTGTGCAAGATGCCTTTGAGCAACTCCTAGCCCAAGATGACATCTATCTAGGCGAGTATAGCGGATGGTATTCCGTCAGTGACGAAGAATTCTTCACCGAGAGCCAATTAGTTGAAGTTTACCGCGATGCGGATGGTAATGTGACAGGTGGGGTTGCCCCAACTGGCAACGAAGTAACCTTGGTTAAGGAAGAGTCCTACTTCTTCCGTATGAGCAAGTATGCAGACCGTCTGGTGCAATACTATGAAGATCACGCCGACTTCTTAGAGCCAGCCTTCCGTAAGACCGAAATGATCAATAACTTCATCAAGCCTGGCTTGGAAGATTTGGCGGTGTCTCGGACCACCTTCACCTGGGGTGTGCCGGTTAAGTCCAATCCTAAGCATGTCATCTATGTCTGGATTGATGCACTCTTAAACTATATTACTGCGCTAGGTTACGGTTCTGATGATACTAGCCGCTACAACAAGTACTGGCCAGCAGATGCCCATGTCATCGGTAAGGATATTTCCCGTTTCCACATGATTTACTGGCCAACTATTCTCATGGCCTTGGGCTTGCCATTGCCCAAGAAGATTTTCGCCCATGGCTGGTACCTCATGAAGGAAGGTAAGATGTCCAAGTCTAAGGGGAATGTCATCTACCCAGAAACCTTGGTAGAACGCTATGGCTTGGATGCCACTCGTTTCTATCTCTTGCATGAAATGGGTGTCGGCAACGATGCGGTCTTCACACCAGAAGGCTTTGTCCAATTAGTCAACTCCGAATTAGCCAATGACTTGGGTAACTTGCTCAACCGGACCGTTGCCATGATGAACAAGTATTTCCAAGGCCAAGTGCCAACCGAAGACTTAGAGGCGACTGCAGTGGATGCTGACTATGATGCTTATGTTAAGGAGCAAATGGCGGCCTACTATCAAGCTATGGATGCCATGAGCTTGAGTGCAGCCTTGAGCCATGTTATGGCCATTGTCTCCCGTACCAACAAGTACATTGATGAAACCATGCCTTGGGTCTTAGTTAAAGAAGAAGCGACCCTAGGTCAACTGCGTTCTGTCATGAACCATTTAGCAGAGGCTTTACGCCTGGTGGCCCATCTGTCACGTCCATTCATGACCCAAGCGCCAGCTAAGATTTTCGAACAACTAGGGCTGAATGATCAAATGGGCCTAGACTTTACTCAATTAGTCTATGGGGCCTTCCCAGCAGGAGCAAGTGTAGTGGCTAAGGGGACCCCAATCTTCCCTCGTTTGGATGCAGAGCTAGAAGTGACCTATATTCAGGAAGCTATGGCAGCTGGTAAACCAGGTACTAGCCAAGCTAAGGTTGACGACCCTAACTGGGATCCAGAAGCCACTGAATTAGTGCACCGTGAAGTAGCTGAAGCCGAATTCGATGACTTCTTGAAGATTGAAATGAAGGTGGCAGAGGTCCTGGATGTTCAACCAGTCAAGGGCTCTAATAAGCTATTACGCTTCCGCCTGGATGCAGGTGATAAGGGCCACCGCCAAATTCTGTCCGGGATTGCTAAATTCTATCCAAATCCGGAAGAATTAATCGGCCGTAAGGTCTGCATCGTCTCTAACCTCAAGCCGCGCAAGATGATGGGCTATGTCAGCCAGGGCATGATTCTGTCCTCTGAACAGGACGGACAACTCCATCTCTTAGCAGCAGATCCAAATGCAGCCAATGGCGCTTGGATTGGCTAG